The region GCCTCTACCGCCGTCACGTCCCCGTCAGCAGGGAGAGGTTGACCGCGTTGGCCAGCGCCTGCATGCCGGCCTCGTTGGGGTGGATGTGGTCGCCGGAGTCGTAGGCCGGGTTGAGGGCGGCGGGGTCGGCCGGGTCGGCGGCGGCCTTGGCGAAGTCCACCACGCCGTCGAAGGCCCCGCTGGTGCGGATCCACTGGTTGGCCGCCTGGCGGATCGCCTCCGCGGAGTCGCTGTAATAGCCGTTGCCCTTGTCGGGCAGCATGGTGCCGCCGATGATCCGGACTCCCGCGGCGTGCGCCTGCCGGATCAGGTCGCGGTAGCCGTCGATCAGGTCCTGCGCGGTCAGTGGCGCGCCGCCGGGACCGGCGTTGTTGCCGATGTCGTTGATGCCCTCGAAGAGGATCACGTCCCTGACTCCTGGCTGGCCGAGCGCGTCATGGGCGAAGCGCTTGCTGGCGCTGACGCCCTGCCAGATGTTGGGGACGTCCGTCAGGACGCGGTTGCCGCCGATACCGGCGTCCACGACGCCCATCGGGCTGGTGGCGGCCAACCGCCGGGCCAGGTCGTCTGGCCAGCGGCGGTAGGCCCCCGCCGGGGTGTTGTAACCGTCGGTTATCGAGTCGCCGAAGGCCACCACGGTGCCGCGGGCGTGCGTCGGGACGACGTCGATCCCGGACAGGTAGTACCAGGAGGTTCTCGCCGCGACGTAGGACGCGTCGGAGGTCTCGGTGGTGTGGTCACCCGGCGTCGACAGGTAGCTGGTGTCGAAGGCGTCGGAGTGCCAGGTGGCGGAACTGGTCGCATGGGGCAGGTAGATGCTGATCAGGACGCTCTGGTCGGCCTTGACGTGCATGGCCACCGGGTCGCTGACCACTTCCCCGCCGGTGGGGACGGTCACGGACCGCCGGTGATCGAAGGTGACCGGGAGCAGTGACCGGGCGACCGCCGTAGCCCGGTCGGCCTGCGCGCCGATGGTGACGTGTGCCACCGACAGCGGGATCGTGCCGCGCAGGTTGGACAGGTGGATGCGCAGTGCGTCGCCGTCGACGGTGGAGTGGGCGACCATCCGTATGGTCTGGTCGTTGAAGTTCGGTCCGCCGACCGTCATGCTCGGCGACCAGGCCGCGACCCGCCGGTCCTGAGGCGCCTGGGCGTGCGAGGCGGTGGACGCGGTTGCCGGGGAGTCGGCCGTGCGGCCTACGGCGAGTTGCGCGCCGGCGAGCAGTGCGACGACCGCGGCGGGTGCCGTCAGCACGGTGAGCAGTTTACGTCTGGGTGCGGCAAGCATGGGTGTTTCCTTTCTCCCGGCGCATGGCCGGCCCGGTGGCGGTGAGTTGCCTGTGACCGCGGATGCTCCTATGGCTGTCAAGCCGCTGGAGTCAGGTCGGTTTGGGTGATTCGTTCGGTTGGTGTGCTGGTCAGTGCGCGGTAGACCTCGCGGGCCGCGTAGCGTTTGAGTCCTCTGAGTCAAGTCAGCTGGCTTTGAGGCGTTGGGTGGCGGGGTGGTTGTCAGGGTCGTAGGGGGTGGCGTTGTGCCAGCAGGCCCATATGACGCGGAGCCACGCGCGGGCGACGATGCGGGTGGCGTGGGGGTTGTGTTTCCCGCGTGCGCGGGCGTTTGCGTAGAGGGCGGCGGCCCAGGGTGATTGCATGCGGGAGTTGTGAGCGAAGGCGGTGACGGCCTTGCGGGCACGTGTGTTGGCGGCCCATCGGAAGTAGACGCCATGTGCCTTCCCGGATGCCTTGGTCACCGGTGCGGCTCCGCACTCGGCGGCGGCCTGTTCGGCGGACTCGACGCGGTCGAGGATCGGGCCGACCTCGGCAAGCAGCTGCGCGAGGTTGATGGTGCCCACGCCAGGCAACCGGGCGAGGAGGACGGCGCGCGGGTGCCTGGCGAGACACTTCTTGATGGTCGTCTCGAGCTGGGTGATGGTGGCCTGCAGACTGCGCAGGAGCTGGACTTGTGCCGTGATGAGCGCGGTGAGGACGGGCGTGGGGAGGCTGACCGGGGCGACGGGAGCGGAGCGGAGCCGGGCCAGCAGTGCGGATGCCGGTTTGCCGCCGCGGTAGGCATGGCGCTTGCAGAAGGCGGCCATGCGGGCTTCGCCGAGTCGGGCGGCCGCCTGCGGGGTGGGGTAGTCGGTCAGGAAGTTCAGGGCGATGTCGGAGACGAGCGAGCAGAACAGGTTCCTGGGCCCAGGCCAGTGCTGTTCGAGCAGGCCGCGGATCTGGTTCATCGCCTGCGTGCGGGCCTTGACGGCGCTGCGGCGGGCGATCCGCAGCACCCGCACCGCCTCGACCACGCCGTCCCGGCTCTTGGGGATACCGGTGGCCCGGCCGGACAGCACAGCCGTCGCGGCGGCGTAGGCGTCGATCGGATCGGACTTGCCCTTCATCCGCCGCGTCTTGCGGTCCGGGCGGTCCACATCGGCGACGGTGACCCCCGCGGCGGTCAGCACCCGGGCGAGCTCGGCGCCGTAGGCACCGGTGCCCTCCACCCCCACCGCGACCAGCGTGCCGTGCGTGCGCATCCAGTCCAGCAGGTCCCGGTAACCCCGGATGGTGGCGGGGAACTCCCGGTCGGCCAAGTGCCGGCCGATCGGGTCGATCACGGCCGCGTGGTGAGTCAGGCCGTGGGTGTCGACACCGCCGGTGATCTGCGGGCCGTCGTGCGTCATGCTGGTCATGTCCGTCCTTGTGGCGTGTCCGTTCCGAGGGCGGCACGCGCCGGTCGGGCGGGTGGACAAGACAGTGACGGGGCTTCTGGACCAAGCTCCTATAAGGTCACAAACGCCCGTCCGGCCGCGTGCGTGGTGACGTCCGGCGGGCCGACAAATCCCAAACAGGACAGTCGAGACGTCAGTCAGTCGGAGGGTCAGACCCACCCGCAGCGTCACCACGTCACATCCTCACTGTCAGTCGAGGGTGAAGCCGTCCACCAGGAGGTAGTCGCCGCCGGCCTTGGTGAGAGTCAGGGTGTGCGTGCCGGCCGGCAGGTTCGAGACCGTGTACACGCTCTGCTGGGCGTGCCGTTGCGGGGTGTTCGCGCTGACGGTCTCCTTGGAGTGGCCGTCCAGCGTGACGGCGATGTCGCCTTCGTCGGGGTTCGTCTCGGTGAGGAAGCTGATCCCGGTGCCGGGGAAGGTGATCGTGGCGGCGGCGCCGTCGTGCTGTGCGTAGTGCACGCCGTTGTCGAGGTCGCCGTAGCCGCGGGAACCGCTGGAGGACCAGCTGCCGGTGTACGAGATCCGCAGGTCGTCGTCGTCGACGGTGCGGCCGGGGAGGGTGCCGGGGCCGGCGGCGTCGATGATGGCCCTGGCCGCCGGCGGCCAGTTCCCGTCCGTCACCACGGTGGCCTGCTCGAACGTGATGTCGGTGCCGCTGTTGTTGTAGGAGGCGGTGTCGCTGTAGTTGTCGTGGATCGAGTCGTCGTGGATGCTCGGCGTCCACAGGTTCGTCCAGAGCGACCCGTTGGCGAAACGCACGACGTTGTCGTGGGTGTTCCACATCGAGCTGCCCTCGTCGTGGTAGATCATGTTGCAGCCGTCGATGCACTCCGACAGCACGTTCCCGGCGAATTCCGAGGGTGCGGACTGGCCGCCGAGGGTGTAGATCGGACCGCCGTCGAAGAGCGCGCCCATCACGCTGTGCACGTGGTTGCCGAGGATCTTGTTGCCGCCGGCGTACGTGGTGCCGTGCAGGCAGGGGTCGGGCAGACCTTGCTTGGCCTGCAGGGTGCAGTTCGACGCCCATCCCCAGCCCCAGCCGATGGACATGCCGGAGTACGGGGTGTAGCCGACGTCGTTGTGGGAGACGGTCGTCGCCCTGCTGTGGCCGACCCAGACGCCGACCGCGTCCTGGTACTCCTGGCCGGGGAACTGCACGGTGTTGCCCGAGACGGTGTTGCCGCTCGTCATCAGGGCGGGGTCGGTCTGGTAGTAGTCGTCCACCTCGCCGACCGAGACACCGCTGCCGGAAGTGTCGGTGACGGAGCTGTCCTCGATCGTGGAGTCCTGTGTCTGGTCGGCCAGGTCGATGCCGCTGGTCCCGGTGTGCTGGACCACGTCGCCGGAGAAGGAGATCCGTTTGCCCCGGTGCACCTGGACCGCCGCAGGGATACGGATCGGGGTGCGGGTCGCCGGGTCCCAGAGCACCCCGGCCTGGTTGTCCACGTAGCCCTCGGCGGACGGGGCGTTCCATGTGGTGCAGGCGAAGGTCAGCCCGGAGAAGACGATGTCGTGCACGGGTGCCACGACGTCGGGGATCACGGTGAATCCGTCGACGAGCAGGTAGGTGCCGCCGGTCTTGACCAGACGCAGGGTGTGCTTGCCCTTCGGGAGTCCGGTGACGGAGACCATGGCCTGCTGGGCCAGCCGCTCCGGGCCGTCGCCGGAGACCGTCGAGACCTTCTTCCCGTCGATGTACACGTCCGCGGTGCCCTCGTCGGAGTTGGTCTCCGACAGCACCTGGATCCCGGTGCCGGTGAAGGTGTAGCTGACCGCGTCGCCGTTGCCGGAGGTGTAGTGCACGTCCGCGTTCAGGTCGCCGAGGTGCCGGCCGTCGGAGTAGCCCCAGTTGCCGGTGTAGGTCGCCCGCCAGTCGGTGTCGTTGACCGGGGCCAGGTGTCCCGGGGTGCCCGAGGCGTCGACGAGTTCGGGCGCCACCGGCAGTTCGACGTCCGCCGTCGCCAGGTTCTCGCCCGCGCGTGGCACGTAGTAGAGGTACCCGGCGTTCTCGTCGAGATAGAACTGGCCTGGTGTGCCAAGGAGTTGGTAGGCGTTCTCCAGCCAGGTGATGCCGTCCATCGACGGCAGTCCGGCGCCGTTGAAGGGAAAGCTCGGGTTGGGCACCGCGTTGTGGTTGTTGTTCCAGCAACCGGGATCGACGGTGAGGTCCGAGCCGCCGTGCGCGGAGCGGGTGATGGACGCCAGCGGGCAACGCATCTGCTTCCAGCCGCTGTTGTGCACGACCTCGACCTGCGCGGGGTTCGTCCACGCGGTGTACGAGGCGTCAGCGGTGGTGAAGCCGGTGGCGGTCACGGAGAACCCCGACGGGTTGCGCGTCCCGCGGGCGCGGTCGGCGCGCTTCCCGTCGACGAACAACTCCCGACTGGTGATGCCTGCGGGAACCTTGGCCCGGTAGATGTTCTTCGCCACGTCGACGCGCGCGAAGCCGGTGATCCGGGTCGCGCCGCTGAGCACCGGCGTCTGCCCCGCGGCCGCCCGGTACACCACCGGGTGGCCGGGCCGGCCGGAGTTCTGGACGCCCAGCCGGAAGGGAGCGGTGAGCCGGTAGGTCCCGCCGTCCAGTTCGACCACGACATCGCCCGGGGCCTGCGGGACGAGAGATCTCGCACGGTCGCGAGCGGTCTCGAGACTGCACGGATTCCGGTCACTGCACGCCGAACCGCGCCCGTCTGGCGCGACATGCAGAGTGTCCGCCGCGTGGGCGGACGCGTCGGCGGCGACGGCTTCGGGCGGGCCGCCGGTGAAACCCAGACAGGCCACGGCGGCAGCAAGGCACGCGGCGACAATGGTGCGCATAGTCGATCTCCCACAGGACGAGCGAAGGCTCAGACATCCGATGAATGTACGGAACCATGTCGCCAAGTCCTAGACCTGGGACGGAATTTGTATGACGACATCCGACCTGTCTCGGAGCGAGTCCGGAAACGCGGCAGTGTTCACCGGCTTCGACGACTTCTCCGCTCCGGGCGTCCGTGCGCTTGAGGGCAGCCCGAAGGCACTGACATCGATGTGCGGTGTCGCTGTCAGTGCCTTCGGGGGTTCAGGGGGCTGGGGCGAACGGGAGGGGCTCCCCTTGGTGTCGTAGGCCCGCGCGCGGTGCGCGGGTCTCGACGCGATCAGGCCTTGCGGGCCCGGATCTCCTCGGTGAGACGGGGCACGACCTCGAACAGGTCGCCGACCACGCCGTAGTCGGCCAGGTCGAAGATCGGTGCCTCGGCGTCCTTGTTGATCGCCACGATCGTCTTCGAGGTCTGCATGCCGGCCCGGTGCTGGATCGCGCCCGAGATACCCGCCGCGACGTACAGCTGCGGCGACACGCTCTTGCCCGTCTGGCCGATCTGGTGCGCGTGCGGATACCAGCCGGAGTCGACGGCCGCGCGGGACGCGCCCACCGCCGCGCCGAGCGAATCGGCCAGGGCTTCGATGATCCGGAAGTTCTCCGCGCCGTTGACACCGCGGCCACCGGCGACGACGGTCTCCGCCTCCGTCAGCTCCGGGCGTCCCGTCGACTCGCGCCGGGTCCGCGAGGTGATCCTGGTGCCCGTCGCCCGGTCCGCGAAGACCACTGCCAGCTCCTCGACCGTGCCGGCGGCCGGGGCGGCCTCCACCGGGGCCGAGTTGGGCTTGACGGTGATGACCGCGACGTCCCGGGTCACGCGCGAGCGGGTGGTGAAGGCCGCGGCGAACGCCGACTGCGTGGTGACCGGGCCGTCGGGGCCCGCCTCGACGTCGACGGCGTCGGTGACCAGGCCGGCGCCGACGCGCAGCGCCAGGCGGGCGGCGATCTCCTTGGACTCGGCCGAGGACGGCAGGAGGACCACGGCCGGGGAGACGGCGGCGCAGGCGGCCTGCAACGCGTCGGCCTTGGGGGCCACCAGGTAGTCGGAGTACTCGGGGGCGTCGTGCGCGAGGATCCTGACCGCGCCGTGGTCGCCCAGGATCTCGGCGGCGGCCTGCGCGCCGGCGCCGAGATGCACGGCGACCGGCTCGCCCAGGCGGCGGGCGAGTGTGAGCAGTTCGAGGGTGGGTTTGCGCACCGCTCCGTCGACGTGGTCGACGTACACGAGGATGTGGGTCATGGACGTGTCTCCTGCGGATGAAGAAGAAGGACGTGGACGGGTGGGCGTCGGCCCGGGCTCAGATGTACTTCCGGGCCGCCAGGAACTCCGCGAGCTGCTTGCCGCCCTCGCCCTCGTCCTGGACGATCGTGCCCGCGGTGCGGGCCGGGCGCTCGGCCACCGCCTCCACCGCGGTCCAGGCGCCCTTGAGTCCCACCTCGTCGGGGTCGATGCCGAGGTCCGACAGGTCCAGGGAGTCCACCGGCTTCTTCTTGGCCGCCATGATGCCCTTGAACGACGGGTAACGGGCCTCACCGGACTGGTCGGTCACCGACACGACCGCCGGCAGGGACGCCTGAAGCCGCTCGGACGCCGCGTCGCTGTCCCGGCGGCCCGTGATCTGACCGCCGGCCACCGAGACCTCGGACAGCAGGGTGGCCTGCGGGACGGCCAGGCGCTCGGCCAGCAGCGCGGGCAGGACCCCCATGGCGCCGTCCGTGGAGGCCATACCGCAGACGACGAGGTCGTAGCCGATGTGCTCGATGGCCTTGGCGAGCACGAGCGAGGTGCCCAGCACGTCCGTGCCGTGCAGGCCGTCGTCCTCCACGTGGACGGCGCGGTCGGCGCCCATGGACAGTGCCTTGCGCAGCGCCTCCCTGGCGTCCTCGGGACCCACCGTCAGTACGGTGATCTCCGCGTCGTCCGACTCGTCGGCGATCCGGAGGGCCTGCTCGACCGCGTACTCGTCGAGTTCCGAGAGAAGTCCGTCGACGTCTTCGCGGGCGACCGTCGAATCGTCGGCGAAGTGCCGGTCGCCTGTCGCGTCGGGCACGTATTTCACGCAGACGGTGATCCTCAGGGTCATGACTGTTCTTCCTTCGCTCGTGCGTTGTCGTGCGATTCGTTCGTCGTGCCGGGGCGCTCGCCCCGGCGATGCGTTCCCGGAAGCGAGAGGGGGCGCGTGCCTCAGGCGTCGGCGACCGGCGGGACGGCGCCCGGTTCGGTGAGCGGCAGGCCGAGATGCGCGCGCTCGGTGACCCAGCGGGTCGGCCGGTAGCGGGGGTCACCGGTGCTGCGGTGGAGCCCTTCCTGCAGGGCGAGCAGGCGCCGGGCCCCGATCCGGTCGCCCCAGGCCAACGGACCGACCGGGTAGCCGAGTCCCGCCGTGACGGCGAGGTCGATGTCGCCGGGGGCCGCGAGGGAACGCTCCGCGACGGAGGCCGCCACCGAGATGATCGACGCCAGCACCCGCTGGGCGACCGAGCCCGCCGTGTCGCGCACGACGGACACCGGGACGGCCTCTGCACCGCCGGCCGCCCGTGCCAGCACCGCGCGCGCGTCGCGCACCGCGGTCCCGTCGGACGCCGGGGTCATGGCCAGCACCCGGCGACGGGCGGTGAGGGACAGGGGGTCGACGCCCAGGGTGCGCTCGGCCGGCAGGCCGCCCTCGGCGATCGCGGAGGCGACGGTCGTTCCCCAGACCGGGCACAGCACGAGAGCCTGCTCCGAGGGCGCGGACGCCTTTTCGAGGGCCGCCCCCGACTCGCTGAGCACCGTGCGCAGCGTGTCGCCGTCCCGGCCCTCGCCGGCGACCCACACCGGCCGGCCCGGATCGCCGGTGACGGGTTGTTCCGGCAGGTCGGCGGGGGCCGGGATGCCGGGGCCGTACGCGTAGAAGCCGCGCCCGGTCTTGCGGCCGTGCAGGCCCGCCGCCACCCGGTTGGGAGCGAGGTAGGAGGGGCGCAGCCGGTCGGAGTGCCGGAAGCCCTGCCAGATGGAGTCGGTCACCGCGGCGGTCACGTCCAGGCCGGTGAGGTCCATCAGCTCGAAGGGGCCCATGCGCAGTCCGAGTACGTCGCGGGCGATGCGGTCGATGCCCGTCGTGTCGCTGACGGACTCCTCCAGCAGGGCGAACGCCTCGGTGATCAGGCCGCGGCCGACGTGGTTGATCAGGAAGCCGGGGGTGTCCGAGGCGACTACCGCGGCGTGTCCGGTGGCCCGGACCAGTTCGACGAGGGTCCGGGGGATCTCGGGGCGGGTCAGCGCGCCCGGAACTACCTCGACGATCCTCATCAGCGGCACGGGATTGAAGAAGTGCAGGCCGCAGAGGCGGGACGGATCAAGGAGTCCCGACGCGATCTGTGTCACAGGCAGCGAGGACGTGTTGGTCGCGAAGACCGTGCCCGCGGGCAGGATGTCCTCCAGCTGCCGGAACAGCTCCGTCTTGGTGGCCAGGTCCTCGCGGACCGCCTCGATGACCAGCCCCACGTCGTCGCCCGGCGCGGCCGGCGAGTCCACCGGCAGCAGCCGTGCCGAAGCGGCTCCGGCGGCCTCTTCGGTCATCCGCTGCTTCTGGGCGGCGCGTTCGAGCATGTGCTGGACGAAGACGACGGCCTCGCCGACGGCCTCCTGCCGCACATCGGCGAGTTCGACGGTGTGGCCGGCGACCGCCGCCCACTGGGCGATGCCGCGGCCCATGGCGCCGGCGCCGACAATCCTGATGCGCATGTGGATCTCGCCTCCCTCTCGGTTCTCGGATTTCCGCTCCCGCTCCGGTGGTGCGGGAGCCGGATCCGTTCTGCTGACCCGGCTGCTTCGGTCCGCGGCCGCCGGCGGATCGCCGGCACTCCGTGCCTGCCGTGCCCGGGCCCCGTTGACACCCGGCGTATCGCGGCCCGGGTGCGGTGACCACCCACCGCCGACGCACCCCGCGGGGCCCTGTCGCCCTGACCTCCCGACTCTGGGGAGACCGAAGTCCGCACGAACGGCCGCCGTCCGAGGTGGACGGACGTGTCCGCCGGTGTGCCACGCGGGAACGCCCGCCCCCAGACGCCAGGCCGGAGCTGCGCGGACCGGTTCGGCGGACGGTCTTACGCTGCCAGCCGCAATCCATTAATGTCCAATACTAAATGGCACACGCTTTAAGACGTTCATTCGATGAATGACCGGGATTCCTCCCGGAGTCGGAACAGTGGGAACCACCATGGAACTGCGCCGCCTGGTCGCCTTCGTAGCCGTCGCCGAGGAACTGCACTTCGGCCGTGCCGCCAAACGGCTCCAGATGGCCCAGCCACCGCTGAGCCAGCAGATCCGGCAGTTGGAGAAGGAGCTGGGGGTCCAGCTCTTCGAGCGCAACACCCGCTCGGTCAGGCTCACCAGCGCCGGCCAGTCCTACCTGGAGCCGGTGCGTACCGTGCTCAAGGACCTCGACCTGGCCACCCGGGCCGCCAGGGCCGCCGGGCTGGGCCAGTACGGGCGCGTGACCGTGGGCTTCGCCGGCGCCTCCAGCCATGAGAGCCTGCCCCGGCTGACCCGGGCCGTCAGAGCCGTCCACCCCGGCATCGAGCTGGTCCTGAAGGGCCAGACCTACGCCAACGCGGCCCTGGCGGGCGTCGCGGAGGGCTCGCTGGACCTCGGTTTCGTCCGGCTCTCGGCAACTCCCCCGGGTGTGACACTGCGGGTCATCGGGGAGGAGGAGATGATCTGCGCGCTGCCCTCCTACCACCCCCTGGCCCAGCGCGATCGCATCCCGATCGCCGCCCTGGGCGAGGAGCCCTTCGTGAGTTTCCCCGCCAACGCCGGCTCCAGCCTGCGCGACGCCACGTTCCAGGTCTGCGACACGGCCGGGTTCACGCCGCGGG is a window of Streptomyces sp. NBC_00271 DNA encoding:
- a CDS encoding IS110 family transposase, encoding MTSMTHDGPQITGGVDTHGLTHHAAVIDPIGRHLADREFPATIRGYRDLLDWMRTHGTLVAVGVEGTGAYGAELARVLTAAGVTVADVDRPDRKTRRMKGKSDPIDAYAAATAVLSGRATGIPKSRDGVVEAVRVLRIARRSAVKARTQAMNQIRGLLEQHWPGPRNLFCSLVSDIALNFLTDYPTPQAAARLGEARMAAFCKRHAYRGGKPASALLARLRSAPVAPVSLPTPVLTALITAQVQLLRSLQATITQLETTIKKCLARHPRAVLLARLPGVGTINLAQLLAEVGPILDRVESAEQAAAECGAAPVTKASGKAHGVYFRWAANTRARKAVTAFAHNSRMQSPWAAALYANARARGKHNPHATRIVARAWLRVIWACWHNATPYDPDNHPATQRLKAS
- a CDS encoding SGNH/GDSL hydrolase family protein, which encodes MLAAPRRKLLTVLTAPAAVVALLAGAQLAVGRTADSPATASTASHAQAPQDRRVAAWSPSMTVGGPNFNDQTIRMVAHSTVDGDALRIHLSNLRGTIPLSVAHVTIGAQADRATAVARSLLPVTFDHRRSVTVPTGGEVVSDPVAMHVKADQSVLISIYLPHATSSATWHSDAFDTSYLSTPGDHTTETSDASYVAARTSWYYLSGIDVVPTHARGTVVAFGDSITDGYNTPAGAYRRWPDDLARRLAATSPMGVVDAGIGGNRVLTDVPNIWQGVSASKRFAHDALGQPGVRDVILFEGINDIGNNAGPGGAPLTAQDLIDGYRDLIRQAHAAGVRIIGGTMLPDKGNGYYSDSAEAIRQAANQWIRTSGAFDGVVDFAKAAADPADPAALNPAYDSGDHIHPNEAGMQALANAVNLSLLTGT
- a CDS encoding electron transfer flavoprotein subunit beta/FixA family protein, producing the protein MTLRITVCVKYVPDATGDRHFADDSTVAREDVDGLLSELDEYAVEQALRIADESDDAEITVLTVGPEDAREALRKALSMGADRAVHVEDDGLHGTDVLGTSLVLAKAIEHIGYDLVVCGMASTDGAMGVLPALLAERLAVPQATLLSEVSVAGGQITGRRDSDAASERLQASLPAVVSVTDQSGEARYPSFKGIMAAKKKPVDSLDLSDLGIDPDEVGLKGAWTAVEAVAERPARTAGTIVQDEGEGGKQLAEFLAARKYI
- a CDS encoding 3-hydroxyacyl-CoA dehydrogenase, with translation MRIRIVGAGAMGRGIAQWAAVAGHTVELADVRQEAVGEAVVFVQHMLERAAQKQRMTEEAAGAASARLLPVDSPAAPGDDVGLVIEAVREDLATKTELFRQLEDILPAGTVFATNTSSLPVTQIASGLLDPSRLCGLHFFNPVPLMRIVEVVPGALTRPEIPRTLVELVRATGHAAVVASDTPGFLINHVGRGLITEAFALLEESVSDTTGIDRIARDVLGLRMGPFELMDLTGLDVTAAVTDSIWQGFRHSDRLRPSYLAPNRVAAGLHGRKTGRGFYAYGPGIPAPADLPEQPVTGDPGRPVWVAGEGRDGDTLRTVLSESGAALEKASAPSEQALVLCPVWGTTVASAIAEGGLPAERTLGVDPLSLTARRRVLAMTPASDGTAVRDARAVLARAAGGAEAVPVSVVRDTAGSVAQRVLASIISVAASVAERSLAAPGDIDLAVTAGLGYPVGPLAWGDRIGARRLLALQEGLHRSTGDPRYRPTRWVTERAHLGLPLTEPGAVPPVADA
- a CDS encoding LysR family transcriptional regulator, producing the protein MELRRLVAFVAVAEELHFGRAAKRLQMAQPPLSQQIRQLEKELGVQLFERNTRSVRLTSAGQSYLEPVRTVLKDLDLATRAARAAGLGQYGRVTVGFAGASSHESLPRLTRAVRAVHPGIELVLKGQTYANAALAGVAEGSLDLGFVRLSATPPGVTLRVIGEEEMICALPSYHPLAQRDRIPIAALGEEPFVSFPANAGSSLRDATFQVCDTAGFTPRVVQEAPDSHTILALVAAGVGVTLTLTSCLHVQQTGLVYRPLAGPPIRLQAALAWRTDNPSAALHSVLTVAEEALPTPTLST
- a CDS encoding electron transfer flavoprotein subunit alpha/FixB family protein, whose product is MTHILVYVDHVDGAVRKPTLELLTLARRLGEPVAVHLGAGAQAAAEILGDHGAVRILAHDAPEYSDYLVAPKADALQAACAAVSPAVVLLPSSAESKEIAARLALRVGAGLVTDAVDVEAGPDGPVTTQSAFAAAFTTRSRVTRDVAVITVKPNSAPVEAAPAAGTVEELAVVFADRATGTRITSRTRRESTGRPELTEAETVVAGGRGVNGAENFRIIEALADSLGAAVGASRAAVDSGWYPHAHQIGQTGKSVSPQLYVAAGISGAIQHRAGMQTSKTIVAINKDAEAPIFDLADYGVVGDLFEVVPRLTEEIRARKA